The genome window TGTTTTCGTGATGTGATCGAGAAACATCTGGGAACAGAACATACTGATCTGATCTTTTATGAAGCCGGAAAACTGGCAGGTGAAGAATTTTATTCTCATCTTTTTACTGGAATTACTGATTTTCATGAATTTATCAGTCGTATCCAGGAATTATTAAAGGAATTCAATATTGGTATATTCAGAGTGGAAGAGGCAGATATTGAAAAGGGGAGGTTTGTTCTCACTGTGGAAGAAGATCTGGATTGTTCTGGTCTGCCAGATCTAGATTACGTTGTGTGTACATATGATGAAGGGTTCATCGCCGGACTTCTTGAAAGTTTTACAGGAGACTCATACTCTGTGCGGGAGATCGATTGCTGGTGTACTGGTGATAGGACCTGCAGGTTTCAGGCTTCAGTTATAAGAGATTAGAATCAGATTAATAGGTTCAATATGACGGAGGGTATCAAATCATCATCAATTTTAGCTTCTCTTGATATCCTTATAACAAATCCAGATCTTACCCGAGATGATCTTGTTAATTTCAGGGAAGAACTGAAAGAGTACCTTGAAAGCAAAACCTCAACCAGGGTTTTATCTGAAATAAAAAACCAACTGATTAATGGGAAGTCACAGTTCGATTCTGATTTTCTCTCAGATACAGATCTAAAGGATTTTTTAGCAATTATTGAGATGATCTCTTCCTTTCAGAATTTTCTTCAACAATTATCTGCAGGCAATCTAAATGAGTCATATCCGTATAAAGGATATACAGCTGGACTCATAAAATCCCTTCAATCAAATCTTCGACATCTTTCCTGGCATGCATCAGAGATCGCTGATGGCGTTCTCATTCATAAAATAGATTTCATGGGTGATTTTTCAGGCTCATTCAATCAGATGGTGGAATCGATCAATGTTGCCAGGCAGCAACTAATGAAACAGGAGGAGGAACTGCGTAGAGCCTATGACATAGTCAAAGAAAATTACAATAAATTTAAAACCATTCTTGAGGAGATACCAGATCCCATCATATGGGTTCAAAATATTGATGGGAAAATTATTGGAAAAAACAAACTCTTTGAAAAAACCTTTGGTGACATCCAGGATATAGGTGCACCATCAATATCCTGGGCAGATACAATCTGTGCAAATCAAAAGGATGCAGATGTGCTCAAAAAGGTGATTTTGCATGGCGATATGCTGTGTGGCTATGAAATATTACTGGTTTCCAAAACACAAAGCATGTTCTATGGGTCAGTAGTTACCTCTTCTTTGTTATTGAATGATACCAGTACGTCACTTTTTATTATTCATGACATAGATGGAATTAAGCGAACGAAAGAGTCACTGTCTCAGGTCCTTAAAAAACTGAGTCTTCTCAACAGAATAACAAAGCACGATATACTCAATAAAGTAACAGCGATTCTACTTCTTGCAGAATTAATCAGAGATCAGGTTCATGATCCACATATCCGGAGTTTAGCTGAAGATGTTCTTAAATCAGGAAAAGATATTGAGAATCTGATCGAATTCACTGGACAGTATCAGGAATTAGGGATCTATGATCCCGTATGGCAGAACCTGGGTGATGTTGTTGCCCAGGATAGCATACAAAACATGGTGACAGGGATTGTCCTCTCTCATCCTAAAGAACGTTTAGAAATCTATGCTGACAGGATGTTTGAAAAGGTTATCTACAATCTTGTAGAAAATTCGATTCGTCATGGAAAAACAGTAACTTACATAGATTTTTCTTTTTCAATTCAAGATGAAAATCTTGTCCTGGTATATAGTGACAATGGGATTGGAATTGCTAATGATGAGAAATCCGATGTTTTTATTCAGGGATATGGTAAAAACACCGGCATGGGACTTTTTTTTATTAAAGACATTTTATCGATCACAAATATCTCAATCAGAGAATGTGGCATATATGGCAAGGGAGTCCGATTTGAGATTTGTATTCCACAAGGGGTATACAGGCGAAATGGATTAACGGAGTAATCAACCCGTTATTGTAGAACATACCCTATAAGCCTCAAAGATTTGTTATCAATAATTGAAGATACAAAACAAAGGGGCAGGATTATTCCTGAAAAAATATGAACCTGATAATTCAGGATGATGATAATTGTTCCTTGATCTTTGATGCAATATCTCCATGAAGAGGACCCTGTAACAAGATCACATATGGACCGTGAGTGAGTATAACTCCGTTTGGTTTTCCTCTAGGTTGTGAGTTAAACCCGCGTATTGCCGCGTCTCTTGTCTCTTCTGAACTAAATTTCTGTACGTGGATGATGATATCAGGACTCTGGTCAATTGCATTGCAATCTGCTGAAATAGTATATGTCTTTCCACCCTCTGCTCCCGGAACATCCCAGGTATTTTCTTTCTCGCTGCACAGAACTATCCCGGCACGAATCATTGCGTCCTTGATATTTTCAATTGATGTTTCTTTCGTAAATGGACCGGGAGGTTCATGTGAGAGAAGTATCCACCCGAATGGAAGCAGAATTATCAGAACTGCAATGATAACTGCACCAATCTCCATTGCTTTTTGATTCATTATACCTCACCCGATTCAACAGTCTTCTCGCTTGGAAGCCATGAAGGCTTTTTTACTTTCAGGAATACAAGTGGTGGTCCGGCAAGCAGTACTGTTCCAAGAAGAACACCTAAGACATATTCCGCTGCATTTGGATAGTAGTTTGGAGGAATGAGCCCCACGATAAATGCAAAGACTACTCCTATTACTCCAAGTCCTCCAACAAGCCAGACTCCTGTGATTCCTCCGGGAATTTTGTATGGCCTGGGAGTATCAGGCTGGCTGTACCTGAGCTTGATGAGCGATGCAAAAACAAGCACATACACAATGCAGAGAAGTTCTACGGTCATTGCAGAAAGAATCCAATATGCCTGATTAACCGAAGGCAGAAAGACATACAAAAGGGAGATGAGCGATCCAATGAGGGCCTGGGTTATCAGGACTCCGACGGGAGCTCCGTATTTATTAGTGTGATCAAACATCGGGGGCATGTTTCCTTCTTCAGCAACAACTGCAAGACCTTTTGCAGGTCCAATCAGCCATGATGCAAGGAGAGCAACACCTCCTACAGTTATCAGGATAGCAATCGGTGCAATAAGCCAGGCGATACCCATGGTTGTAAAGAAGTACTGAATTGCCTGCATTACTCCGGATGCAAGATTGAGTTTCTCGACCGGAACAGCGAATGAAATTGCCAGTGTTCCAAAAACCGTGCAGAAGAGGATGATAAGGGTTGACAATCCCATAGCTTTTGGAAAGTCAGTCTGTGGATTTTTAACCTCAAGTGCATGGAACCCTGCCATCTCCATCCCGGCAAAGAGCAAGATGATGGTTGAAAAAAATGGAATTGTTGATAATGATATCTGTGGGATCATTGCACTCACCGAAAAATGGGGGATGGCAAGTGGAGCTCCCATGACTACCCATAATACTCCGAGAAGGATGATGAGAACTGCGGGAATAATGCTCCCGACTATCGCACCGAAATTCCCGAATTTAGCTGAAAAGTCCTCACCAAAATATGCAACTGCTGTAGTTCCCCAGAATGCAACCATCATGACCGTGAACATGTACCATGGACTGCTGGCAAGCTGAGGTGTGAGAGCAAAAGCAAGTGTTGAAGCGATAAA of Methanospirillum lacunae contains these proteins:
- a CDS encoding amino acid permease, whose amino-acid sequence is MSESVQKPGKPQVKKVLGVFSLAMINVAAVLSIRNFPSMAIYGWSCIGWYLLGTIFFLIPITFAGAELATGWPQGGGVYTWVKQAFGEKSGFIALFCEWSNNLVWFPTALSFIASTLAFALTPQLASSPWYMFTVMMVAFWGTTAVAYFGEDFSAKFGNFGAIVGSIIPAVLIILLGVLWVVMGAPLAIPHFSVSAMIPQISLSTIPFFSTIILLFAGMEMAGFHALEVKNPQTDFPKAMGLSTLIILFCTVFGTLAISFAVPVEKLNLASGVMQAIQYFFTTMGIAWLIAPIAILITVGGVALLASWLIGPAKGLAVVAEEGNMPPMFDHTNKYGAPVGVLITQALIGSLISLLYVFLPSVNQAYWILSAMTVELLCIVYVLVFASLIKLRYSQPDTPRPYKIPGGITGVWLVGGLGVIGVVFAFIVGLIPPNYYPNAAEYVLGVLLGTVLLAGPPLVFLKVKKPSWLPSEKTVESGEV
- a CDS encoding ATP-binding protein, with protein sequence MTEGIKSSSILASLDILITNPDLTRDDLVNFREELKEYLESKTSTRVLSEIKNQLINGKSQFDSDFLSDTDLKDFLAIIEMISSFQNFLQQLSAGNLNESYPYKGYTAGLIKSLQSNLRHLSWHASEIADGVLIHKIDFMGDFSGSFNQMVESINVARQQLMKQEEELRRAYDIVKENYNKFKTILEEIPDPIIWVQNIDGKIIGKNKLFEKTFGDIQDIGAPSISWADTICANQKDADVLKKVILHGDMLCGYEILLVSKTQSMFYGSVVTSSLLLNDTSTSLFIIHDIDGIKRTKESLSQVLKKLSLLNRITKHDILNKVTAILLLAELIRDQVHDPHIRSLAEDVLKSGKDIENLIEFTGQYQELGIYDPVWQNLGDVVAQDSIQNMVTGIVLSHPKERLEIYADRMFEKVIYNLVENSIRHGKTVTYIDFSFSIQDENLVLVYSDNGIGIANDEKSDVFIQGYGKNTGMGLFFIKDILSITNISIRECGIYGKGVRFEICIPQGVYRRNGLTE
- a CDS encoding V4R domain-containing protein — encoded protein: MPESRKYSFSWELLGNIQRGRPNLGNSTRLEVYRLMQYCFRDVIEKHLGTEHTDLIFYEAGKLAGEEFYSHLFTGITDFHEFISRIQELLKEFNIGIFRVEEADIEKGRFVLTVEEDLDCSGLPDLDYVVCTYDEGFIAGLLESFTGDSYSVREIDCWCTGDRTCRFQASVIRD